atgatgatgataatctATATGCTGATTCCTCGGTAAGTATTTGAGGTCGGTTTAATGACTTGGCTAACGCTATCTCAGAACGGAAAGAATAAAAATGGGGGTTTATCTAGCCACGGCCTGGAAATGATACGTGAGATGAACCGTATCGGCATGTGAGTTGTCGAGAGTGCCTTTCGTGTTATGCCTGCTAATATTCACCCTCGCAGGATAGTCGACTTATCGCACACAACTACAGACACTCAGAAACAAGTCTTGGGTGTCTCTCAAGCCCCAGTCATTTTCTCTCATTCCTCTTGGTAAGTCCTCATCTACTGAAGTGTTAAAGAACAAAGAGTCTCACCAAATCAGTAATTCACTACTACCCAGTCCTCGCAACGTCACAGATGAGGTCCTAGATCTTCTGAAGACAAACAATGGCCTTATAATGATCTGTTTTCTCCCTAACCTCGTCAACGCCAACGGAGTTCAGGGAGCTGTGGTCGATCAGGTTATTGATCATATTATATACGCAGGTCAAAGGATAGGCTTTAAGCATGTTGGCATTGGCTCCGATTTTGATGGTATGCTACAAGGTCCAAAAGATCTGGATGATGTGTCCAGATACCCGCAACTTGTTGGGAAGCTTCTAGACCGTGAGCTCTCAGAGGATGTCATTACACAAGTACTTGGCGGTAACATAATCAGGGTTCTGGGTGAGGTGGAAGCTGTGTCAAGGGAACTAAAAGGTCAGGTGCCTGTGTTATCTGATGAGATAGAGGAAGTATGGACATCAGAGCAAAAGGATATACTGACTAGAATGGGAACATCAAGGAGTTCTCAGGGTTTTAGCAACTAGTTtcaattatatatagctatactaactaAACTCGAGAATTCTACTCATATAACAGATCTATCTACAGAGAAAAAAATGCATTACCTCTTCAACAATCATTCAGTACCCTAGTATGTATCATCCAATCACTAAACTACATAATCAGGAAGGCTAGAGCAACAGCGGCAAGCCCGACCACTCCAACATGGAGTGACATGCCCGGAGCGGCATCACCTGTAGCTGTGGACGTAGTAGGCTTGGGCATTGAGGAGGTCCCAGAAGCCTCGTGCGTCTCGTTTGAGTGACTTGTAGCAGTGGATGTCATGGCACCTGGCGTGGGAGTCGCGGTGACCTCTGTGGCTTGGAGCTTTTCAGCTCCTTCAGTGATAATAGCGGGCATCAGGCGGGTTTTGGTGTTCATTTCGAAATTGGACAAGGACGTGGTAACCTTTTCACCAGCTGAGTTCTCGGTCTGGATCCAGATGTGGCAGCTGGCCTCGGCCGTCTTGATCTTGCAGTTCAGATCCTCAGAACTAAGCATGCAAGGTCAGTTTGGTTGACTAGACGTTATTTAGTAGATTGGCTTACAAATAAGAAACCTTGTCGTTACCATCAAACGAGTAGTTGATGGACAAGGTTTCTGGCCCAACCACCACGGTCTGGGTGCCGATGATTTCGCATTGGACATTGTCGACCTTTTCGCCGCAGTGAAGGGCGAATGTGGTGACTTGGGGACTTGCTGCCACTACGGTACCGTAGACTGACTTGATACCCTCAACAGGGAAGAGAACATTAAGAGTTGTTGTTTGCGCAGAAGCAAGGACACCCAAGAttgggaagaggatgatggagGGTATCATGGTGATGTGACGTGTAATGATTGATCGACACCAGATCAGCAGACTTGAGAGAGGGCAAAAGAGTAATGATCTGCAGTAAATTTAAATGGACCATTGCCTTTTATGTTCTCTGCAGAACCATCGGTCCGGACACTTTTTCTGGCCCTCGGACTCATTCT
The window above is part of the Fusarium musae strain F31 chromosome 6, whole genome shotgun sequence genome. Proteins encoded here:
- a CDS encoding hypothetical protein (antiSMASH:Cluster_6.5~MEROPS:MER0032370) → MICFLPNLVNANGVQGAVVDQVIDHIIYAGQRIGFKHVGIGSDFDGMLQGPKDLDDVSRYPQLVGKLLDRELSEDVITQVLGGNIIRVLGEVEAVSRELKGQVPVLSDEIEEVWTSEQKDILTRMGTSRSSQGFSN
- a CDS encoding hypothetical protein (antiSMASH:Cluster_6.5) encodes the protein MIPSIILFPILGVLASAQTTTLNVLFPVEGIKSVYGTVVAASPQVTTFALHCGEKVDNVQCEIIGTQTVVVGPETLSINYSFDGNDKVSYFSEDLNCKIKTAEASCHIWIQTENSAGEKVTTSLSNFEMNTKTRLMPAIITEGAEKLQATEVTATPTPGAMTSTATSHSNETHEASGTSSMPKPTTSTATGDAAPGMSLHVGVVGLAAVALAFLIM